GCGCGGGGCACGACCGTCCCCGTCCCCCTCACCAAGGAGCCACATGGACACCCGTGTCTTCGTCTTGGCCGCCGCCCTTGCGGTGGCAGCCCCCGTCGCCCTCAGGGCGCAAGCCGCGCCTACCGCACCCAGCTGGATGGGCGAGATGCACCGCGACGTCAACGGCGCGCAGAAGAAGATGATCGACCTCGCCAAGGCGATCCCCGAAGCCGCGTACGACTGGCGCCCCAGCGCCGGGACTCGCTCCGTGCGCGAGGTGTTCCTGCACGTCGCGTCGGACAACTACTTCATCCCGATCGGGATGGGAAAGCCGGCCCCGGAGGCGAGCGGGATCACGAGCGACATGAAGTCGGTGGGTGCGTACGAGAAGCGCAACCTGAGCAAGGAACAGATCGTCGCCGAGCTCGAAGCCTCGTATAAGCACCTGCACCAGGGGATGGCGCTCACGACCGACGCCAACGCCTCGGAGTCGATCAAGTTCTTCGGGCAGGACTGGACGCGGATGCGCGCGATGACGCTGACGGTGACGCACCTGCACGAGCACCTCGGGCAGGCGATCGCTTATGCCCGCAGCAACAACGTCGTGCCGCCCTGGAGCCAGTAGTCGACGGTCGTGTTGTCGTGAAACGCCCCCCTCGGCACCGCCGAGGGGGGCGTTTCCGTTCCACCCCCGGTTGCGGTCGGCGCTGCAGTCGGCGATCGCTGGCAGAGTGCGGCGATCCCCGCTCCCCGGCTTTTGGTGTGCCATGCGGCATCCGCCGGTCTCGCGCGAATTGGCCCCATCCGCCCGGAGGATCTGGAGCTGTTGACGGGCCAGCGGCGATGGCATCATGCGCTCGCACCCCATGATGTCCATCGCCTTCAGCTGTGCGTCGCGCACCTCCGGGCTCGCGACGCACTCGGGAGTCCCTGCATGTCCCGGCGCGCCTGTCCACGTCGTCTCGCTTCGTTGCACCTGTCGGCAGCTCGCGCCACCGCCCTGGTCGTCTCGCTGGTGTCGTCCGGCGCATGGGCGTGCCGCGCGCCGTCACCCATCGCCCCCGTCGTCAGCGGGGCGATCGACGTGCACCACGTCGCCCTCGCCCTGCGCTTCGACATCGCTGAGCGGCAGGCCGCCGGCACCGCCACGCTCACGCTCTCGCCCACGCGCGACGTCGAACGCATCACGCTCGACGGCGTGCAGCTGACGATCGAGGGCGTTCGCCTGGCCAACGGCACGCCGCTGGCGTTCACGTACGACCGGGCGGCCCACGACGACGCGCTGGCGATCACGCTCGACCGCCGTTACGCGCGCGACGAGTCGCTGACGGTCGCGATCGCCTATCGCACCACGTGGGTCAACGACTCCGACCCCAACAACCTGGGCGGGAGCGACGGGAAGGGGGTGCGCTTCTTTTCGCCGACGACCACGGAACCCCGGAAGCGGCCACAGCTCTGGTCGATGGGGATGCCCGAGGGCAACCGCTACTGGTTCCCGGCGAACGACTCACCCGACGATCACCACACAACCGACTTCTCGGCGACCGTCGCGGCACCCCTGATGGTGATCGCCACCGGCGTTCAGGAATCGACCACGAACAACGCCGACGGGACCCGGACCTTTCGCTGGCGCAGCACCACCCCGCACGCCAACCACCTCACGTCGTTCGTTATCGGCGAGTTCGTGGACGTGCCGCAGGAGGCCGACGGCGTGCCGCTGCACAGCTTTGGCTACCCCGATGAAGTCGATGCCGTCAGGGCCAGCGTCGTGCGCCTCCCCGACATGATGCGCTACTTCGTGCAGCTCACCGGCGCCCGCTACCCGTATCCGCGCTATTCGCAGGTCTTCGTGCAGGACCTCGGCTGGGGACACGGCAACGTCATGGCGTCGACGCTGACGGAGAACATGGTCGACGACGCGCCAACGCACGCCGACTACTTCTACCTGTGGGACGGGCTCGAGGCCGAGGCGCTGGCGCATCAGTGGTTTGGCGCGTGGATCACGCCACGCGACTGGCGGCACGCGTGGCTCGCGCGCGCCTTTGCCCACTATCTCGACGCGCTCTACTCGGAGCATCGCAATGGACGCAGCGAGTTTCTCCTCTGGAATCGACAGGGCGACCAGTGGACCTACTTCGCCGACTGGACGAACGGCGCGCGCTACACGGTGGTCCCAGCCGTCGGCGCCGACAGTGCCGCCGCCGAGGCGATGGGCAATGCCCCGTCCGTGCGCGGCGCCATGGTGCTGCACATGCTGCGCAAGGAACTGGGCGAGGCGCAGTGGCAGCAGCTGCTGCGGCGCTTCGTCGCGACGCACGGCGGCACATCGGTGACTACGGATGACCTGCAGCAGGCGGTCGAAGCGGTGCATGGCGCCTCGATGCAGTGGTTCTTCGACCAGTGGGTCTACGGCGCGGGCCACCCGGTCTTCGACGTCACGCAGCGCTACGATGCCAGCGCGCAGCGACTCACCCTCACCGTCAAGCAGGTGCAACGCCCCGATTCGGGCAGCAGCCGTCCGGCGCCTCTCTTCCAGGGAAACGTGGACGTGGCGATCGACGGGACCGTGCGCACCGTGCGCCTCGCCGCCCAGGGCGAGAACGTCTTCTCCTTCTTGCTGCCGGCTCGACCGCGCCTCGTGCACTTCGATGTGGAGGGGAGCTGGATCAAGGAGATGACCTTCGAGAAGTCGCTCGACGACCTGCTCTACCAGCTGGAGCACGACCGCGACGTCGTGGCGCAGCGATGGGCCATCACGCAGCTCGTCGCGCACTCTCGCGATACGACGACCTCGTCTGACGCGCGCCCCCGCATTCGCGCCGCCCTGCGCCAGGTCGTGCTCGGTCCCGCCCACTGGAGGCTTCGCCTCACCGCCCTCGCCCAGCTGCAAGCGCTGCTGACGCCACCCGACGCACGCGTGCCGCTCGTCCTCGACGACTCCACCGCGGACATGCTGCGCGCGGTGGTCGCGCGCGACAGCGCCTGGGTGCGCGCCCAGGCGTACGGCTTCATGGGGGCGACGCGCGACACGGCCTGGGTCCCGACCTATCTGGCCGCCCTCTCCGCCAGGAGCCATGTCGAGAGCTTCGCCGCCGCCACCGCGCTCGGCGCCAGCCGCAGCGCGCACGCGTACGATGCGCTCGTGGCCATGATCGGTGTACCATCCTGGAAGGGTGAGAACCGGCTCAGCGCGCTCGCGGGGCTCAAGGCGCTCGGCGATCCACGCGCCGTGGCGCCGGCCGTCGCGGCGCTCGCCGATTCCACCTCACCGCGGTGGACACTCGCCATTGCGCGATGGGATTTCCGCATCGCCGCCGCCGAGCTGCTCGCCTCGCTCGGACGGGGAGCGGACGGATATTCCATCGTGAACGCCCGGTTCGAACGCTCCCTTGCCGAAGGCGACGTGAACGACATGTTCAGCAACATGCTCCTGCTGTCCACGCTTGGTGACGCACGGGCGGGCCGCGCGATCGCCGCGCTCAGGGCACGCTTTTCCTCCGACAGCAACGCCTTGGCCGCAGTCTCCTTTTACGAGCGGACGCTCACGTCCGCAGCAGGTGCGCGATGACTCACACGCTGCGCGCGGCGCTGGCCGTGCTCCTGGTCCCGCTGGTCGGTTGCCACTCCAGCACGTCGCTCGACGAGGCGCTGCGCGAATCGGCGTTCGTTCGGAGCATCAGCTCGAGCGCCACGCTCGTCTCCGCGCCGATGACACTCCGCGCCGGCATTCCCTTCGACCTCGTCCTGCGCACCTACCCTGCCGACGGGTGCAGCGTCGTCGACCGCACCGAGCTCACGCGGAACTCGAAGGGCGAGTTCGTGATCACCCCGTACAATCGATCCGTCCTGCCGCCCAGCGGCAGCTGCGGGGTCGCCCTCCCGACCCTCGCGCACACGGTTCGGCTCACCTATGCGACCGCTGGTCGCAAGCGCCTGATCGTGCGCGGGCGCGACTTCGACAGCAAGGCGGCGGTTCAGGTGGAGGTCACGCTCGTCGTCGAGCCGTAGGGGCGCTGCCTCGCGGCTGTATCGCGGCGATGCAGTGCTGATTCGCCGCGGACCGGCGAGCGCGCGCCGCCGCCATGGAATTGTGGGCGTAAACGATTGCCCGCGAACGTCTTGCAATCAGGCAAGTGAACGGACCACGGCTTGCACCGTGCTCGACGCACAGTGTGCGTCACCCGTCCGGCTCCCCCTCTTCCACGCGGCCCCATCATGTCGATCCCTTCCCGCCTTCGCGTCGCCTCGGCGTCGCTCGCCCTCGTCGTCCTGGGCGCCTGCTCCGCCGACTCCCCGACCGCTCCCGCATCACCCGCCACGCTGGTGACGGGTCCGTCGCGACTCTTCGAGGTCGACTCGGGTTCGTTCCGGATCCTCGCCGACTACATGCAGGGGAACAACCACATCATGGAGTTCGAACTCGGCGCCGCGCTCCTCAACCAGAAGGAGTATCAGGGGTCGGTCTACATCCGTGTCTCCGTCCCGCCGGTGCCGGCCGCGACGGCCAGCAGCAGCCTGCCGTGCATCACGAGTTCGATCATGCGCACCGAAGTGCGCCCCGGTTGGACGGCGACGGTGAAGAAGCCGGGCGGATGTGACAAGGACATCGTCGTCGACTTCAGCAACGCCGCCCGTCAGCGCGCCACGTTCAAGTGGACGTACATCTTCGGGTTGTCCAAGGTCGATCACGGCGCGGTGAAGTAGGGGCGTCAGCAGCAGGGCGAGGAGCGGGGCAGGCGCGGCACCTCTCCGGCGCCGTGCCCTCGCCCCGGACCTTTCGTCGGCGGGACGAACGAGCGACCTTCGCGGGCGTCCGCGATTCCTGCGCCCTCCTCGACCGCTCCGCCTCCATGCGTCTCACGCGCCGTTGCACCGCGCTGTTCGCCGCCCTCGCCTCCTTTTCGCTCGTCGCGGGCCCAGCGTCCCCTCCGCTTTCGGCGCAGCCCCCCGCTTCGGCCTCCGCATCGGGCGCCACGGGGCGCCTCGCCCCCGCCACGGCCGCGGCGATCGATTCCCTGTACCTCCAGATGTCGCACTCCGGTGAGCCGGGGTGCGCGGCAGGGGTCTACCAGAATGGGGCGATCACCTTCGCGCGCGGGTACGGCTTCGCCAACCTCACGCACGACGTCCCGATCACCCCGACCACGCGCTTCACCACCGGCTCGGTCTCCAAGCAGTTCACCGCAGCGAGCATCGCCCTGCTCGTGCGCGCGGGGCGCCTCTCGCTCGATGACGATGTGCGCAAGTACATCCCCGAGATGAATGCCTACCCCACGCCGGTGCGCGTCCGTCACCTGGTGCACCACACCAGTGGGCTGCGCGACTTCTGGGAGCTGGTGGGACTCGCCGGAGTGCGGTACGACGATGGCTACACCTCCGACGACATGCTGGCGATGGCCGCGCGACAGAAGGGGCTCAACTTTCCCCCGGGGAGCCAGTACCGCTACAGCAACACCGGCTACCTGGCCATGGCGGTGATCGTGCAGCGCATCACCGGGCAGTCGCTGCGCCGCTTTGCCGACTCGGCGATCTTCAAGCCGTTAGGCATGCGCGAGACGCTGTTCCTCGACGACCACAACGAAATCGTCCCGGGACGCGCGATGGCCTACTCGCCGCGCGCCGGCGGGTGGCGCATCGACGTCTGGAACAACGACATCGTGGGACAGGGCGGGGTCGTGACCACGCTCGCCGACCTGCAGAAGTGGGACGAGAATTTCTACTCCGGCACGGTCGGGGGACGCGAGTTCCTCGAGCTGATGCATACCACGGAACCGCTCACCGGCGGCGCCGAGAATCGGTATGCGTTCGGGCTCACGGTGGGGACGTATCGCGGGCAGCGCCTGGTGGAGCACACCGGCTCCACCGGCGGCTACCGCGCGGCGCTCTTCCGCTTCCCCGAACTGCACACGTCGTTCGCCATGCTCTGCAACCGGAGCACGGCCAACACGACGGCGCTGGCGCTGCGCATGGCCGACGTGGTGCTGCGCGAGTCGTTAGGGGCCGCCACCGCGCGGGGGGCGACGGCTGGCGAGGAAGGGGGACGCCCGGCGGCGGCCGGCGCGGCGCGGCCGCAGGAACACGCTGCCATCATCGGACGCTACGCCAGCCCGGAGCTTGGCGGCGCGGTGTACGAGGTCGTCGCCGGCGAATCGGGGGCGTTGCAGCTGCGGCGCCCGCGCGCCGAGCCGGTACCGCTCGCTCCACTCGAGGGGGCGCTCCGCTACAGCGCGGGGGGGATGCTGACCCTGGTCTTCGACAAGCCGGTGCGCGGCAAGGCACCGGGCTTCAGGCTCGACGCCAACCGAGTGAACGACATCCGCTTCGACCGCGCGTCACCGTAGCGGCGCCCCGGCCACCAGACACGATCGCTCAGCAGCCGCTCACATGATCGCTCGCGCCCCCCCCCCCCCCGCTCATTCCCTTTTGTTGGGGGGCGGCGCGCCCCCCCCCCCCCTCCCCCCCCCCCCCCCCCCCCCCGGGGGGGGGGGGGGCGGGGGGGCGCCGCCCCCCCCTTCTCCCCCCCCGCGCGGGGGGGGGGGCGGGGGGGGGGCGGCGCGGGGCCCCGCCCCCCCCCGCCCCCCCGCCCGGCGCGCGCCCCCGCGGCGGGGGGGCGCGCGGGGGGGGGGGGGGGGGTGGGCGGGGGGGGCCCTCCCCCGAGCGGGGGGGGGCGCCGGGGGGCCCCCCCCCGGGGGGGGGGGGGGCGCCGGGGGGGGCGGGCCGCCGGGGGGGGCGGGGGGCGGGGGGGGGGGGGGCGGCCGGGGGGGGCGCCCCCCCGTCGCCCTCGACAGTACGGCCGTCGTCTTTGCGGCGACGGCCGCGGGCGAGCACGTGGTGCGAGACGCCCCCATCGTCTTCGTGGGTTACGGCATCGTTGCACCTGAGTTCGGCTGGGACGACTACGGCGACATCGACCTGCGCGGCAAGGTGGCGCTGATCCTCGACGGCGAGCCGGCGATCGTGAGCGCCCGACGGTTCGGCACCCGTGCGGAGCGGAGCCCGCACGCCATGCCCTTCCTCAAGGGAGGGCACGCGCTGGCGCACGGCGCGAGCGCGGTGGTGCTCCTTCGCTCCGGCGACGACTCGGCCCACGCCCGGCGGCGCTTGCGCCTGCAGGACGAGGGAGTGATCGGCGAGGCCCTCGATCCCGCGCCGCAGGCCCCGATCTCCTTGCACCTGTCGACCCTCGCCGCCGAGCGGCTGGCGCGCGCGAGCGGGACGACGCTCGCGGCGTGGCGTGCGCTGGCCGAGGACTCCGCGGCGGCCCCGTCGGAGCTAGCGCTGCGTCTCGACGCCCGCGTGCAGACCGACGCCGCCCCCTTCGTCAGCTACAACGTGATCGGGACGATTCCCGGGAGCGACGCGGCGCGACGCGACGAGTGCGTGGTCTACCTCGCGCATTGGGACGCCTTCGGCATCGGCCCGGCGGTGCACGGCGACTCGATCTACAACGGCGCCCTCGACGATGCGGCCGGGGTGTCACAGATGCTGCTGATCGCGCAGGCCGTGCGCGCCCTCCCGCGCGCACCGCGCCGCACGATGGTGTTCGTGGCCACCACGGCCGAGGAGCATGGGACGCGCGGGGCCAACGCGTACGCGGCCGCCTCGAGCGGACCGCCCTGGCCGTCGGAATGGACTGGCCGTGGACCTGGGGGGTGACCGACACGGTGGTGAGTAACGGCTACGGCTACTCCACCGTCGACTCGCTCGCGCGCGAGGTGGCCACGCGACACGGCAAGGCGTTGGTGGCGGGGCTTGGCGACTACTGGCTGGCCTCGGATCACGCCACGCTGGCGCTGCGCGGCGTCCCCGCCTGGTTTGGCGGACTCGATGGTGAGGTGCACGGCAAGCCGTCGGGATGGGCGGCCCAGCAGCTGGAAACGCAGGAGTCGCACGTTCCCTCGGATGAGCGCAAGCCGACCTGGGACCTGTCGGGGGCGTTGTTCGAGGTGCGCTTTCTCTTCGAGCTGGGCGTTCGCGCGGCCGAGGGACCGGGCCGCTTCGAGTGGAGCGTGGACAGCGAGTCGCGGCGCGCGGCGACGGCGTTGCGTCGCGCGACTGGCGCGCCCTAACGCGGGCCCACGGCCCCGGGCCATCTGCTGCACGCCGTTTGCCGAGCGCGGCCATGGCGATGCTGCACCGCTCACCCATTTCGCCGCACGACTCGCTGGTCACCTGCACGCACGCTGAGTATCGTGCATGGCGTTGGTGCGGGGCATCGGTGCGAGTCGCCCCCCGTCACGCGCGCGGCGTGCCTAACACGTCGCACATCTCCCTGTCGTTAGACGCCACCTCACCACTGGCCGCCGGTGCACCGGCGCCCACGCCGGCCCGGAGCCGTCGACCAATGGTGTGCTGGCCCATCGCCTCACCCTCACGCGGACCCTGGGTAGCCATGCCAGTCTCGCATCGCCGATTCCGACCATACCGTGCGTGGCCGCAGCTCGTGCGGGGACGTGTCGCCCTCATCGTCGCGGCGGTCCAGCTCACGACGCTCGCCGCCTGCGGCGAGACGACCGTCAACGAACCGCTGTCCGCCGGCACCCTGGCGACGGTCTCG
Above is a window of Gemmatimonadota bacterium DNA encoding:
- a CDS encoding DinB family protein, giving the protein MDTRVFVLAAALAVAAPVALRAQAAPTAPSWMGEMHRDVNGAQKKMIDLAKAIPEAAYDWRPSAGTRSVREVFLHVASDNYFIPIGMGKPAPEASGITSDMKSVGAYEKRNLSKEQIVAELEASYKHLHQGMALTTDANASESIKFFGQDWTRMRAMTLTVTHLHEHLGQAIAYARSNNVVPPWSQ
- a CDS encoding beta-lactamase family protein; protein product: MRLTRRCTALFAALASFSLVAGPASPPLSAQPPASASASGATGRLAPATAAAIDSLYLQMSHSGEPGCAAGVYQNGAITFARGYGFANLTHDVPITPTTRFTTGSVSKQFTAASIALLVRAGRLSLDDDVRKYIPEMNAYPTPVRVRHLVHHTSGLRDFWELVGLAGVRYDDGYTSDDMLAMAARQKGLNFPPGSQYRYSNTGYLAMAVIVQRITGQSLRRFADSAIFKPLGMRETLFLDDHNEIVPGRAMAYSPRAGGWRIDVWNNDIVGQGGVVTTLADLQKWDENFYSGTVGGREFLELMHTTEPLTGGAENRYAFGLTVGTYRGQRLVEHTGSTGGYRAALFRFPELHTSFAMLCNRSTANTTALALRMADVVLRESLGAATARGATAGEEGGRPAAAGAARPQEHAAIIGRYASPELGGAVYEVVAGESGALQLRRPRAEPVPLAPLEGALRYSAGGMLTLVFDKPVRGKAPGFRLDANRVNDIRFDRASP
- a CDS encoding M28 family peptidase, with the translated sequence MRDAPIVFVGYGIVAPEFGWDDYGDIDLRGKVALILDGEPAIVSARRFGTRAERSPHAMPFLKGGHALAHGASAVVLLRSGDDSAHARRRLRLQDEGVIGEALDPAPQAPISLHLSTLAAERLARASGTTLAAWRALAEDSAAAPSELALRLDARVQTDAAPFVSYNVIGTIPGSDAARRDECVVYLAHWDAFGIGPAVHGDSIYNGALDDAAGVSQMLLIAQAVRALPRAPRRTMVFVATTAEEHGTRGANAYAAASSGPPWPSEWTGRGPGG